From the genome of Populus trichocarpa isolate Nisqually-1 chromosome 15, P.trichocarpa_v4.1, whole genome shotgun sequence, one region includes:
- the LOC7457766 gene encoding nuclear pore complex protein NUP93A isoform X2 → MASEQDMSNWTDLLHSSTKLLEQAAPSPQFPPLQRNLDQLEALSKKLKAKAIRPEAPSQSIAATRLLAREGINAEHLARDLKSFELKTTFEDVFPAEATSVEEYLQQFHEMAMVSAIQEAQKDNVRSFNDYMMRVLEEDWQKERCDFLQSLSRISSLPRTNIVDSSTGGTRSGQLASLASSPHASSGPSGMEIVPLANKPILEKKASACAEVVKNLNHAREHGSQFKPATAFKGAYESLGVEVSGGKSVNMQKIWHLVQTLVGENTTMQPIVSRKMSLVIGARRHLEWGHEKYIMDTIQNHPAKAALGGAVGNLQRVHAFLRIRLRDYGVLDFDAGDTHRQPPVDTTWQQIYICLRTGYYEEARTVALSSRASHRFAPMLMEWINSGGMVPADIAAAASEECEKMLRMGDRVGRAAYDKKKLLLYAIVSGSRRQIDHLLRDLPTLFNTIEDFLWFKLSAVQEYHGGTSSQVLNESLVPYSLEDLQAYLNKFEPSYYTKNGKDPLVYPYVLLLSVQMLPAILYLSKEAADDGYNINAVHVSIALADHGVLTEGAGAGQKLGVMDAYAEVASIIRQYGSAYLRHGNLSMALEYYAQAAATVGGGEASWTGRGNIDQQRQRSMMLKQLLTELLLRDGGIHLLLGPRGAGEEGELARFLTDSKERQQFLLEAARKCQEAGLDEKSIEIQKRVGAFSMALDTINKCLSEAICALSRGRLDSESWTAGLINSGNEILETFKYYPNESFP, encoded by the exons ATGGCAAGCGAACAGGACATGAGTAACTGGACCGATCTACTCCACTCCTCCACCAAACTTCTCGAACAAGCTGCTCCTTCCCCTCAATTCCCTCCTCTtcag AGGAACTTAGATCAATTAGAAGCATTATCGAAGAAACTCAAGGCTAAAGCCATAAGACCCGAGGCTCCTTCGCAATCTATTGCCGCTACAAG GCTTCTTGCACGTGAAGGAATAAATGCCGAGCATCTTGCACGAGATCTAAAGTCTTTTGAATTGAAG ACAACATTTGAGGATGTGTTTCCTGCCGAGGCTACAAGTGTTGAAGAGTATCTTCAACAG TTTCATGAAATGGCAATGGTATCAGCAATCCAGGAAGCTCAGAAGGATAACGTAAGAAGTTTTAATGATTACATGATGAGAGTTTTGGAG GAGGATTGGCAAAAGGAAAGATGTGACTTTCTTCAGAGCTTGAGCCGAATTTCATCATTGCCCAGGACTAACATAGTCGATTCAAGTACTGGAGGTACTCGTTCTGGTCAACTAGCTTCTCTGGCTTCCAGCCCTCATGCTTCTTCTGGTCCATCTGGCATGGAAATTGTACCTTTAGCTAACAAACCCATTCTGGAGAAAAAAGCTTCGGCGTGTGCTGAGGTTGTGAAGAATTTGAACCATGCGCGAGAGCATGGCTCACAATTCAAG CCTGCAACAGCTTTCAAAGGTGCTTATGAAAGCTTAGGTGTTGAAGTATCTGGTGGAAAATCTGTTAACATGCAAAAGATATGGCACCTTGTTCAg ACATTGGTGGGTGAAAATACAACCATGCAACCgattgtttcaagaaaaatgtcATTAGTTATTGGTGCAAGGCGCCATCTTGAATGGGGCCATGAAAAATACATCATGGATACAATACAAAATCATCCAGCAAAG GCTGCTCTTGGTGGAGCTGTTGGGAATCTACAAAGAGTTCATGCATTTCTTCGG ATTCGGTTAAGGGATTATGGAGTTCTGGATTTTGATGCAGGTGATACTCATAGGCAGCCTCCAGTTGATACCACTTGGCAGCAG ATCTATATTTGCTTGAGAACTGGGTATTATGAGGAAGCAAGAACTGTTGCCCTGTCTTCCCGTGCTTCACACCGATTTGCTCCTATG CTCATGGAGTGGATTAACTCTGGAGGTATGGTGCCTGCGGATATTGCAGCTGCTGCTTCAGAAGAATgtgaaaaaatgttaagaatggGTGATCGGGTGGGTCGAGCTGcatatgacaagaaaaagttgTTGCTCTATGCTATAGTATCTGGTTCTCGCAGGCAAATTGACCACCTGCTGAGAGATCTGCCAACCCTTTTCAATACTATAGAGGATTTCCTGTGGTTCAAATTATCAGCTGTACAAGAGTACCATGGTGGGACCTCATCTCAGGTCCTGAATGAAAGCTTGGTACCATACAGTTTGGAGGATTTGCAGGCATACTTGAATAAATTTGAGCCATCATATTATACTAAAAATGGGAAAGACCCTCTCGTATACCCTTATGTGTTACTATTAAGCGTCCAGATGCTACCAGCTATCTTATATTTGTCTAAGGAAGCTGCAGATGATGGATACAATATCAACGCAGTCCATGTATCAATTGCACTAGCAGACCATGGGGTTCTTACTGAAGGTGCTGGAGCTGGGCAAAAACTTGGGGTAATGGATGCTTATGCAGAGGTCGCTAGCATAATTAGGCAGTATGGATCTGCATATTTACGTCATGGAAATCTCTCAATGGCACTAGAATATTATGCCCAAGCTGCAGCTACAGTAGGTGGTGGAGAAGCATCATGGACTGGGAGAGGTAATATTGATCAGCAGAGGCAGAGAAGCATGATGTTGAAGCAACTCCTCACTGAGCTATTGCTAAGGGATGGTGGTATTCATCTTTTACTGGGTCCAAGAGGTGCCGGAGAAGAAGGTGAATTGGCACGATTTTTGACTGATTCTAAAGAAAGACAGCAATTTCTACTTGAAGCTGCTCGCAAGTGTCAAGAAGCTGGACTAGATGAAAAG TCCATAGAAATTCAGAAGAGAGTTGGGGCATTCTCTATGGCTTTAGATACAATCAATAAGTGCCTGTCTGAAGCAATTTGTGCACTATCACGTGGTAGATTGGATAGTGAGAGCTGGACTGCTGGTCTCATTAATTCTGGCAATGAGATTCTGGAGACATTTAAGTATTATCCTAATGAAAG TTTTCCTTAA
- the LOC7457766 gene encoding nuclear pore complex protein NUP93A isoform X1 produces MASEQDMSNWTDLLHSSTKLLEQAAPSPQFPPLQRNLDQLEALSKKLKAKAIRPEAPSQSIAATRLLAREGINAEHLARDLKSFELKTTFEDVFPAEATSVEEYLQQFHEMAMVSAIQEAQKDNVRSFNDYMMRVLEEDWQKERCDFLQSLSRISSLPRTNIVDSSTGGTRSGQLASLASSPHASSGPSGMEIVPLANKPILEKKASACAEVVKNLNHAREHGSQFKPATAFKGAYESLGVEVSGGKSVNMQKIWHLVQTLVGENTTMQPIVSRKMSLVIGARRHLEWGHEKYIMDTIQNHPAKAALGGAVGNLQRVHAFLRIRLRDYGVLDFDAGDTHRQPPVDTTWQQIYICLRTGYYEEARTVALSSRASHRFAPMLMEWINSGGMVPADIAAAASEECEKMLRMGDRVGRAAYDKKKLLLYAIVSGSRRQIDHLLRDLPTLFNTIEDFLWFKLSAVQEYHGGTSSQVLNESLVPYSLEDLQAYLNKFEPSYYTKNGKDPLVYPYVLLLSVQMLPAILYLSKEAADDGYNINAVHVSIALADHGVLTEGAGAGQKLGVMDAYAEVASIIRQYGSAYLRHGNLSMALEYYAQAAATVGGGEASWTGRGNIDQQRQRSMMLKQLLTELLLRDGGIHLLLGPRGAGEEGELARFLTDSKERQQFLLEAARKCQEAGLDEKSIEIQKRVGAFSMALDTINKCLSEAICALSRGRLDSESWTAGLINSGNEILETFKYYPNESFQERGHVIEQETVLRQLEATLSVHKLARMGHYLDALRELAKLPFLPFNPRVPDVTVDALQNLSLHVQACVPYLLKVALTCLDNVTDSDGSLRAMRAKITQFLANNMNRNWPRDLYEKVARSL; encoded by the exons ATGGCAAGCGAACAGGACATGAGTAACTGGACCGATCTACTCCACTCCTCCACCAAACTTCTCGAACAAGCTGCTCCTTCCCCTCAATTCCCTCCTCTtcag AGGAACTTAGATCAATTAGAAGCATTATCGAAGAAACTCAAGGCTAAAGCCATAAGACCCGAGGCTCCTTCGCAATCTATTGCCGCTACAAG GCTTCTTGCACGTGAAGGAATAAATGCCGAGCATCTTGCACGAGATCTAAAGTCTTTTGAATTGAAG ACAACATTTGAGGATGTGTTTCCTGCCGAGGCTACAAGTGTTGAAGAGTATCTTCAACAG TTTCATGAAATGGCAATGGTATCAGCAATCCAGGAAGCTCAGAAGGATAACGTAAGAAGTTTTAATGATTACATGATGAGAGTTTTGGAG GAGGATTGGCAAAAGGAAAGATGTGACTTTCTTCAGAGCTTGAGCCGAATTTCATCATTGCCCAGGACTAACATAGTCGATTCAAGTACTGGAGGTACTCGTTCTGGTCAACTAGCTTCTCTGGCTTCCAGCCCTCATGCTTCTTCTGGTCCATCTGGCATGGAAATTGTACCTTTAGCTAACAAACCCATTCTGGAGAAAAAAGCTTCGGCGTGTGCTGAGGTTGTGAAGAATTTGAACCATGCGCGAGAGCATGGCTCACAATTCAAG CCTGCAACAGCTTTCAAAGGTGCTTATGAAAGCTTAGGTGTTGAAGTATCTGGTGGAAAATCTGTTAACATGCAAAAGATATGGCACCTTGTTCAg ACATTGGTGGGTGAAAATACAACCATGCAACCgattgtttcaagaaaaatgtcATTAGTTATTGGTGCAAGGCGCCATCTTGAATGGGGCCATGAAAAATACATCATGGATACAATACAAAATCATCCAGCAAAG GCTGCTCTTGGTGGAGCTGTTGGGAATCTACAAAGAGTTCATGCATTTCTTCGG ATTCGGTTAAGGGATTATGGAGTTCTGGATTTTGATGCAGGTGATACTCATAGGCAGCCTCCAGTTGATACCACTTGGCAGCAG ATCTATATTTGCTTGAGAACTGGGTATTATGAGGAAGCAAGAACTGTTGCCCTGTCTTCCCGTGCTTCACACCGATTTGCTCCTATG CTCATGGAGTGGATTAACTCTGGAGGTATGGTGCCTGCGGATATTGCAGCTGCTGCTTCAGAAGAATgtgaaaaaatgttaagaatggGTGATCGGGTGGGTCGAGCTGcatatgacaagaaaaagttgTTGCTCTATGCTATAGTATCTGGTTCTCGCAGGCAAATTGACCACCTGCTGAGAGATCTGCCAACCCTTTTCAATACTATAGAGGATTTCCTGTGGTTCAAATTATCAGCTGTACAAGAGTACCATGGTGGGACCTCATCTCAGGTCCTGAATGAAAGCTTGGTACCATACAGTTTGGAGGATTTGCAGGCATACTTGAATAAATTTGAGCCATCATATTATACTAAAAATGGGAAAGACCCTCTCGTATACCCTTATGTGTTACTATTAAGCGTCCAGATGCTACCAGCTATCTTATATTTGTCTAAGGAAGCTGCAGATGATGGATACAATATCAACGCAGTCCATGTATCAATTGCACTAGCAGACCATGGGGTTCTTACTGAAGGTGCTGGAGCTGGGCAAAAACTTGGGGTAATGGATGCTTATGCAGAGGTCGCTAGCATAATTAGGCAGTATGGATCTGCATATTTACGTCATGGAAATCTCTCAATGGCACTAGAATATTATGCCCAAGCTGCAGCTACAGTAGGTGGTGGAGAAGCATCATGGACTGGGAGAGGTAATATTGATCAGCAGAGGCAGAGAAGCATGATGTTGAAGCAACTCCTCACTGAGCTATTGCTAAGGGATGGTGGTATTCATCTTTTACTGGGTCCAAGAGGTGCCGGAGAAGAAGGTGAATTGGCACGATTTTTGACTGATTCTAAAGAAAGACAGCAATTTCTACTTGAAGCTGCTCGCAAGTGTCAAGAAGCTGGACTAGATGAAAAG TCCATAGAAATTCAGAAGAGAGTTGGGGCATTCTCTATGGCTTTAGATACAATCAATAAGTGCCTGTCTGAAGCAATTTGTGCACTATCACGTGGTAGATTGGATAGTGAGAGCTGGACTGCTGGTCTCATTAATTCTGGCAATGAGATTCTGGAGACATTTAAGTATTATCCTAATGAAAG TTTTCAAGAAAGAGGTCATGTCATAGAGCAAGAAACAGTATTAAGACAGCTTGAGGCAACATTATCTGTTCACAAGTTGGCGAGAATGGGTCACTATCTTGATGCTTTAAGGGAGCTTGCCAAACTTCCTTTTCTTCCATTTAATCCACGAGTGCCAGATGTCACTGTTGATGCACTTCAGAATTTATCCCTTCATGTTCAGGCTTGTGTGCCATACCTTTTGAAGGTTGCTTTAACATGTTTGGATAATGTGACAGATTCTGATGGGTCACTTCGTGCCATGAGAGCAAAG ATTACACAGTTCCTTGCAAATAATATGAATCGGAATTGGCCTCGTGATTTGTATGAGAAGGTTGCTCGAAGTTTGTGA